Genomic segment of Peribacillus frigoritolerans:
TGTTTTGACACATGAGGCAGGTCATGCATTCCAAGTGTATCGCAGCCGTGATCTTGACATTCCTGAGCATTATTGGCCCACATATGAAGCATGTGAAATCCATTCGATGAGCATGGAATTTTTAACTTGGCCTTGGATGGAGCTATTTTTCAAGGAAGATACGGAAAAGTATAAGTTTTCCCATTTAAGCGGTGCCCTCATATTCCTTCCGTATGGGGTGGCTGTTGATGAATTTCAGCATTTTGTCTATGAAAATCCTGATGCCTCACCAGTTGAAAGAAAGCAGGCTTGGCGTAAGATCGAGATGGAATATTTGCCGCATCGCGATTATGAAGAAAATGAATTCTTGGAGAATGGCGGGTATTGGCAGCGGCAAAGCCACATTTATCAATCACCTTTTTATTATATCGACTATACATTGGCCCAGATTTGTGCTTTCCAATTCTGGAAAAGGTCGACAGAAAAAGATGAAACGGCTTGGGAGGATTATTTGAATCTGTGCCAACTTGGAGGCAGCAAGTCTTTCCTTGATCTCGTTGAATCTGCAAATCTGAAATCCCCATTTGTTGACGGGACTGTAGAGTCCGTTGTGAAGGTGATAGACGAATGGCTCTCCACTGTAGATGATAAGGCATTATGAAATATTAGGCTGTATGATACGAAACGGATACTTGAAAGAACGCTTGGAGATTATTCCAAGCGTTTTTTTTAATCTTTCATACGTTTGAAATGTTGGGCATGAAAAGTTCTGTTTGAAACCTCATGGAGAACTGCATAAGGGGGTTCAGTTTACATTAATGAGAGAATGTTAGCATAGTAAAAAAAAAGCCGACGAAAGGAATATTGCTCGGCTTGTCTTAAATGTCTCTTCCTTACATATAAATGTAGGGAGGAGGGGAGAGTATGCTGTCAAGGTGGTCAGGAAGTTTTCAGATTGCAGCGGTTTATGTAGGCACGGTCGTCGGTGCAGGGTTTGCAACTGGAAAAGAGATTGTCGAGTTTTTTACCCGTTATGGCTTTTATGGCTTTATCGGGATTTTAATAGCAGGTTATATTTTCATTTTCACTGGAACGAAAATCATGCTCATTTCCGCAAGGATCAGAGCATCTTCTTATGAAGAGTTCAATCAATTTCTTTTTGGCAGGAAAATAGCAGGAATAATCAACATCTTCTTCCTTATCATGCTGTTAGGGGTGACGGCTGTCATGATTTCGGGTTCAGGAGCCGTTTTCGAAGAACAACTTGGCGTGTCTAAAAGTATAGGAAGTTGGTCTACGATCATACTGGCATCCTTGGTCCTGATGATGGGCATGCGCGGTGTTTTCACTGTGAACTCGTTTGTTGTACCAATCATGATCTGTTTTAGTTTGATCCTTTTTTTCTCGACCTTGGGTAATGGGGATTTCTTTAAGACCCTTACAAAAGTTCCTGATGAAGTAATCACCGTGAAAATGATTTTGTCACCATTTGCCTATACAGCCTTTAACCTTGCTTTGGCACAGGCTGTGCTGGTTCCGGTTGCGTATGAAGTTCGAGATGAGAAGGTCATAAAACATGGTGCAATCCTTGGAGGGATATTCCTAACGATCATTTTATTGACGGGGCATTTTTCACTTATGACACTTCCTGACGTGAATGGTTATGAAATTCCTTCAGCAGTTATTATGAGAACGGCAGCCAGTCAGTTATATTGGATGTTCATTTTGGTGATTTACGGGGAGATATTCACTTCGGTCATCGGAAACATATATGGATTACAGAGGCAAATCAGCAGTTATATTAAATTGCCAAGCATGCTGATCATAGCGGTGATTTTTTTAATAGCTTTGATCATTAGTGAATTCGGCTATGGAAGGTTACTAGGATATATTTATCCGGTTTTTGGATACATAAGCCTCCTTTTTTTAATGCTTGTCTGGAAAAGCAAGGCGGGGAAGGAGTGATGAAGAACGGGGGGCCTGAACTTAGCCCTCCGTATCAGGGGGGAATCAATGTTCATCCTTTCATCAGCGTCTTAGCCATCTCTAGAAAAGCATCCCGGTAATCTCGATCTTTTTTTGTGAACATAGTTAAGCGGACGGGTGCTTTTTCATCCTTGAGCAATATGGAAGTGATTACATCATCCCCACTTTCCACTTCAAATCCCGTGCCGCTCTCGATATCAAGTGAAGGATCCCTAATCGTTTCTGAAATGCTTTCCAGCTGGGATTGAACATTTTTTTCAACCTCATCCCAATTGACATCCGTCTTCAATAATTCTATTCTCATATAAATGGAGTCATCTTCAGTCAGGAAAACAATATCCTTTCCAGGTTCTTCGGCACTTAATCTGAATTGTTGCAAAACGTAAAGGCTGAACGGTTGATTATCACTTTTTTTTAGGAACGCTGTTTTTTCTTTTGCTTCCCCGTTAATTGAATATTGCAGGTTTTGCTCCATCAGTCTTACTTTGTTATTGCGATTATCTCCTTGAGAAGTATTGCTTTCGTTCCCCTCTTTTACTGAACCTTCTTGTGGCTCATCTGCATTTTCGTCTGTGGTCGTACCGCAGCCAGTCAGCAGAAAAGCGGCGAATGTGACACAGCCAATATAACGTATCCAACGAGTCATTTGTTTCCCTCATCTTTCTGATAGAAATTCCAATCTGAATCATGATATTTTGCATCACATACAAGTGTTTTGCCCTTTAATGAATTAGACGGAGTAAAATGGAAATGGTTACAAAAAACTGGAGAATCAATTCGTACACTTGCTAAAAAAGTGAAAAACGGAATGGTATTGAGAAACCATCCCGTTTTGAATTAACCTATGATTTTATAATTTTTATGGTTGACGACGGTTTTCTGTTCAAGTTCCAAATCACGATAATTTTCCATATACGTGACGTCCACGATTACTGAGTTCTCGTTCACTTTCTCGACGATTCCTTTTAAGCCTTCTCTAAATTCAATGATATTTCCAACTTCCGCTTTCTTCATGGTAATCATCCTTTCCCATTTTGTTTCCAATGATCAAAAAGTAACTATGGAGTAATTGGATTATTCGAACATCTTGCCGTTTAGATTTTGACGTGGGAAGTGCCAGTAAGAGAATTAGTTATCTCTTATGTCGGTACAGTAAGCTAAACTTTTAAAGGGAGGTGCGATTCTTGAAATGGAGCAGCTGCAATGATGTGGCATAATTTGGTATATCTTGCAAACGCAGTTATACGTACCAGTATGTAATTCTATGTACAAAATATGCCAATCATTTTACATTATGATATTTTACTATACAGTTTGCACTATTTTAAAGCATACGTAAAGAATAATGTAGCAAGAGGGCCTCAAAAAATTCTGATTTATATTTAGTGGCATGCTTATGTTAAAATGAAAACGGAATTTCTCCTGTCTGAATATGAAGGGACATTTGATAATTAAGGGGGATAATATGATGAATGCAGATGAAGCAAAAGATGTACTCGATAAACTGGCAAATCGGGAAATGGAAGAATTCAGGATAACAAAGGAAGAATTTTTGGCTTTTCGTGAGGTTCTTGTTAAAAGGGAAGACTTTAAACATTTTCGGGGGAATGCCCAACATAACGGTGTGATAATTTATACGTATTTAGAAGAAGCGAGAAGTTAATCAATGTAAATAATTAGGGGTGGCTCATGATTGAGCCACCCCTAATTATTTACAATGGAAAAATCACTTGTTTCCTTAATTTATTTAAAGCGGACTTTCTCCATGATTTGACGGCTGCTGCAGTGACTTGATAGACCTCAGCGATTTCAGACACCGTTTTATTTTCGAGGTATGTCTGTAAAAGCCAGCGTTGCTGATTCAGTGTCAATCCTTCCGTGTAGGTTAAGATATTATCGATGGCAAAGGCCTCTTCATGCATCGAAAAAGGATCCTTAATCTCTAATATGAAGGAATCAAAGGGTTCGGTACGGATCTCATATTTATGATGATGCTTTAATTCGTTCAGAATTTTGCCTTTGATTACCGTATAGGCATAGTTGGAGAATTTTCCGTATTCCTCATTGAAATTCCCTAATGACTCCCATAAAGCAATCAAGCCTACTTGAAAATATTCTTCCTTATTTTTATAGATGGAAAGTGAGCGGATAATATGATGGATCATCGGGGTGAAATCCTTCGTTAGTGCTGAGAAATCTTCCATTAAGCAAGTCACCTTTAGAAAGTGCACTTTCCTGTATTCCCGGGTGCTTCTACCATAAATAAATCGATCATATATAGCCAAAAAGCGTAACGGGAAAATTGAGGGGAAAAAAGTGGGGTTTAAGGGAGCTAAAAAGAACCTTATCGAAGGGAAAAAAGGGAGATTCAAGTTATCTTGAATGTGGGAAGACCAAATGAAAAGTCATATACACATGAAGATGTGTTCAGTTTGTCTGCAAAAGGAGGTTCGGAATGTTCTCAACCCGATCCATGATTATAAAACAAGACTAGATTATCCTTAATGTTTTTTTACTGTAATCCTTATTGGATTGAAGAAATATGCGACACTCCTGCCGAAAAACTGTCTAGCCGAGACCCCACAGTCTGAAACCACGGAGATGGACTCCACGGTTTCAGTTTGACGACAAAATGGGTTTCGGGGGCAAATAGTGAGGTGAAGGTCGAAAAAATTCGTGAACGGTCGAATAATGTGCGGGGTAGGTCGAATATAGTGCCTCAACGGTCGAATACAGTACGAGGTAGGTCGAATAATGTGCGTGAACGGCTGAATAAAGTGTGGTTTAGGTCGATAAACTGCGTCAACGGCCCAAGACAGTGCAGCGGGTCGAATAAAGTGCTCCGGTATTTAGTTTTTTTACTGTAATCCTTATTGGATTGAAGAAATATGCGACACTCCTGCCGAAAAACTGTCTAGCCGAGACCCCACAGACGCTTGCTTTGATGCGGCTTGGCAGACTGTCGGCGGAAAGGGAGTGGATTTCTGAAATCCGATGGATCTTTTTTAATAAAAACTGCAGGCAATCTGATCTTTTTTTAATTTGCCTGCAGTCTGTACATATAAAGATGTGTAATTTTGCAAATCATCATATAGTTATTAAAAAAAACGGAAGCGGGCATATTGATAAACCGTTGAATTTGTTAACTTTGCGATTTTCGGAAACCGGCATCCTGTGCGTCCTGTTCGGTACAAAACATTTCTTCTGGTTTAGTAATTTCGTAATATTGGCCCGAAGGAATGTGATATATTTTATTGCCTTTAGAGTTTATATTCCCTTTAATTTGCGGGTTACTGCAAGATCCAGTCGGCTTTTCCACTGATACTTCTTTTGACTGGGAATCATCAAACCCATTTGAAGTTGCATAGTTTTCAATAGACCAAATACCGATTTCGTCTCTTTGGGCTTGTTTCTGAATATCTTCCAATTCATCAAGGTATTTCGTGTTCGGTGCATAAACGTAGGCTACCCTGGCCAGTCCTTTTTCAAGCAGGAGTTTATTCACCATTTTACCATCAACATAAAAATAGGCCAGCAGCCGGCCGTATTTATCCCTTTCACCTATGCCGGTTTCTACTTCCACTTCAGAGCCCGCAGGCATGAGTTCCTTGGCGAACTTGCTTGCTTCAGGTCCAAAAGGCTGAACGGGCTTGGATGGGTGCACGGTTTCTGGAGTATCTACCAAAAGGAGCCTGACCGTTTCTTCATTTCCATTAGCCATTTTGATTTTTACTGTATCTCCGTCAACAACTTTGATGATCTCGGCTGTGAATGTCTTGCCTTTTTCTTCATTTGAAATTGAATCTTCCTGTTTGGATTGATTAATCTGGTTATCTGATGCTGCCTGGCAGCCAGACAACGTAATCAGGCAAAGTGCAGTCAGGAGAAAAACATTCAGATAAGAATGTAACAAGGAATTTCCGTTCATGATAAGTCCCCCCATTTATTAAGGTGTTTTCCACGTCCGTCATGGATATATTCGGCAGGACTAATACTAACCCATAAAAAAGCGAAAGAAAATGAAAATTTTTACATGCATCGCTACCCCATATCATGATAGTTTCTTATAATGATATGGTGGAGTAAGGGAGGCAGGGGGTACAAAATGATATTTAGGCTTGAAAATATTAGGTATAAAGGGATTTTGAAAATTGATGATTTGAAAATACACGCTTGTATGGTCACTTGCTTGACTGGGGAAAGCGGTGCAGGAAAAACCTCACTGCTCCGATTATTGAACAGGATGGATGACCCGGATAGCGGTTCGATCTATTATCAGGATCAGCTGCTGGATAAATTCAACCCGATAGAGCTCCGGCGTAAAGTCACAATGCTTTCTCAGGCACCGTTCACTTTACCGGGTACGATTGAAGAAAATCTGCAGATTGGCCTGGAATTGACAGAACGGGAAAAAAAGGATAAAGCCGAATTGGTTAAAGCACTTGAAACCGTCCAGTTGCAGAAGTCTTTAGACGAGGGGGCGGAGAATCTTTCTGGCGGGGAGAAACAGAGGCTGGCACTGGCGAGGCTACTATTATTGAAACCCGAGGTGTATTTACTGGATGAGCCGACCTCGGCTCTTGATGAGGAAGCCGAGCTGACGGTCATGAGCCGTTTTTTAGAAGAGGTAAAGCGGGAAAAAGGAACGGTCATCATGATAACCCATTCAAAACAGCTTGCGGACATCTGTGCTGAAAAGAGGATCGTTCTGAAAAAGGCGAAGGAGGGTGACTATTAATGGAAGCGAATGGGATAATAGATATTGAGTTCTGGCGTCTTTGTGCGGCCTACGTGTTTGTAGTAATCCTGCTCATAATCGTTAAATGGCGCGGGATTTCACGGGAGAAGCAAATCATGCTCGCTACGGTACGGATGACGGTCCAACTTGTTCTCGCCGGTTATGTTTTGACATATATCTTTGAAAATCCCCACCCTTTACTTTCTTTGGGATTTTTATGTGCGATGTCCCTGTTTTCCATCCATAATATTTTTAAGCAAGTGTCCCATACACTTAATAAGAAAATCAAAAGGATGGTTATCCTAAGTATGTTGTCAGGTCCCATGGCTGCCTTGTTTTATTTTAATGTGATCGTGATCCATTTCACTCCATGGTATGAGCCGAGGTATTTCATTCCAATTGCAGGGATGATCGTGGGAAATGCGATGACAGGAGTGACATTGGCGCTTAAAAACCTCCATGATGGGATTAGCAGTAATCGTGAAAAGGTAGAAGCGATGTTGATGCTTGGAGCGACTCCAGCGAGGGCTGTAAAGAAATATGTGGATGCTG
This window contains:
- a CDS encoding ABC transporter ATP-binding protein encodes the protein MFRLENIRYKGILKIDDLKIHACMVTCLTGESGAGKTSLLRLLNRMDDPDSGSIYYQDQLLDKFNPIELRRKVTMLSQAPFTLPGTIEENLQIGLELTEREKKDKAELVKALETVQLQKSLDEGAENLSGGEKQRLALARLLLLKPEVYLLDEPTSALDEEAELTVMSRFLEEVKREKGTVIMITHSKQLADICAEKRIVLKKAKEGDY
- a CDS encoding ABC transporter permease → MEANGIIDIEFWRLCAAYVFVVILLIIVKWRGISREKQIMLATVRMTVQLVLAGYVLTYIFENPHPLLSLGFLCAMSLFSIHNIFKQVSHTLNKKIKRMVILSMLSGPMAALFYFNVIVIHFTPWYEPRYFIPIAGMIVGNAMTGVTLALKNLHDGISSNREKVEAMLMLGATPARAVKKYVDAAFDSAVLPTLNNMLGMGIIFLPGMMTGQILSGISPLIAIEYQIAILIGILGSVSLTVVLFIMLSFRAFFTKNAQLSI
- a CDS encoding sigma-70 family RNA polymerase sigma factor; the protein is MEDFSALTKDFTPMIHHIIRSLSIYKNKEEYFQVGLIALWESLGNFNEEYGKFSNYAYTVIKGKILNELKHHHKYEIRTEPFDSFILEIKDPFSMHEEAFAIDNILTYTEGLTLNQQRWLLQTYLENKTVSEIAEVYQVTAAAVKSWRKSALNKLRKQVIFPL
- a CDS encoding YkvS family protein, whose product is MKKAEVGNIIEFREGLKGIVEKVNENSVIVDVTYMENYRDLELEQKTVVNHKNYKIIG
- a CDS encoding YkvI family membrane protein; its protein translation is MLSRWSGSFQIAAVYVGTVVGAGFATGKEIVEFFTRYGFYGFIGILIAGYIFIFTGTKIMLISARIRASSYEEFNQFLFGRKIAGIINIFFLIMLLGVTAVMISGSGAVFEEQLGVSKSIGSWSTIILASLVLMMGMRGVFTVNSFVVPIMICFSLILFFSTLGNGDFFKTLTKVPDEVITVKMILSPFAYTAFNLALAQAVLVPVAYEVRDEKVIKHGAILGGIFLTIILLTGHFSLMTLPDVNGYEIPSAVIMRTAASQLYWMFILVIYGEIFTSVIGNIYGLQRQISSYIKLPSMLIIAVIFLIALIISEFGYGRLLGYIYPVFGYISLLFLMLVWKSKAGKE
- a CDS encoding thermonuclease family protein, which translates into the protein MNGNSLLHSYLNVFLLTALCLITLSGCQAASDNQINQSKQEDSISNEEKGKTFTAEIIKVVDGDTVKIKMANGNEETVRLLLVDTPETVHPSKPVQPFGPEASKFAKELMPAGSEVEVETGIGERDKYGRLLAYFYVDGKMVNKLLLEKGLARVAYVYAPNTKYLDELEDIQKQAQRDEIGIWSIENYATSNGFDDSQSKEVSVEKPTGSCSNPQIKGNINSKGNKIYHIPSGQYYEITKPEEMFCTEQDAQDAGFRKSQS